The following coding sequences lie in one Helicoverpa armigera isolate CAAS_96S chromosome 8, ASM3070526v1, whole genome shotgun sequence genomic window:
- the Chchd2 gene encoding coiled-coil-helix-coiled-coil-helix domain-containing protein 10, mitochondrial — MPRRGRSASPPPAPQRRAAPPPSRVPAHAPPATPAPAMAQPQQPSMFGQMAATAGGVAVGSAVGHVAGSALTGLFSGGSSSEPAQQQVQAQPPAQTLSQYQNQTPQGPCAWEIKQFIECAQQQHDLTLCEGFNEALRQCKINNHV; from the exons atgccTCGACGTGGAAGATCCGCGAGCCCTCCACCAGCCCCGCAGCGACG GGCTGCACCGCCACCGAGCCGTGTTCCAGCTCATGCGCCACCAGCGACCCCAGCACCTGCTATGGCTCAGCCTCAGCAGCCCTCGATGTTTGGGCAGATGGCAGCCACTGCTGGTGGTGTCGCCGTGGGATCTGCAGTG GGTCACGTAGCCGGTAGTGCTCTCACTGGTTTGTTTAGTGGTGGTAGCAGCAGCGAGCCTGCACAGCAGCAGGTGCAAGCACAGCCGCCTGCGCAGACGCTCAGCCAGTACCAGAACCAGACTCCCCAGGGCCCCTGTGCTTGGGAGATCAAGCAATTTATTGAGTGTGCTCAGCAACAGCATGACTTGACCCTCTGTGAGGGCTTTAATGAGGCTCTGCGTCAATGCAAGATTAACAACCACGTTTAa
- the LOC110375896 gene encoding coiled-coil-helix-coiled-coil-helix domain-containing protein 10, mitochondrial isoform X2, which produces MPFGRGRGGGGYRGGRSGYSRGYQHAPARPPPMVVTPMPQRRSMFRDAASIAGGVTVGTAVGHVVGEGITSLFSGSRREEVVHALPRDYDMRSEPSGPCAYEISAFLNCATNHEDIQQCQAFNEALKECKRRNRLP; this is translated from the exons ATGCCGTTTGGTCGAGGCCGAGGAGGAGGAGGCTATAGAGG CGGGCGATCCGGATATTCACGGGGATACCAGCATGCGCCGGCTAGACCTCCACCTATGGTTGTGACACCGATGCCCCAACGGCGATCCATGTTCAGAGACGCGGCTTCAATCGCTGGAGGTGTCACCGTAGGCACGGCTGTG GGTCACGTTGTTGGAGAAGGCATAACAAGTTTATTCAGTGGCTCACGACGTGAAGAAGTAGTGCATGCCTTGCCACGGGACTATGACATGAGATCTGAACCGAGCGGCCCGTGCGCGTACGAAATATCAGCGTTTTTGAATTGCGCTACCAACCACGAAGATATCCAACAGTGTCAAGCATTCAATGAGGCGCTAAAGGAATGCAAACGAAGAAACC GTTTACCGTAG
- the LOC110375896 gene encoding coiled-coil-helix-coiled-coil-helix domain-containing protein 10, mitochondrial isoform X1 yields the protein MLCYQQIVRKNSNKIEMCPRCDSKKRGRSGYSRGYQHAPARPPPMVVTPMPQRRSMFRDAASIAGGVTVGTAVGHVVGEGITSLFSGSRREEVVHALPRDYDMRSEPSGPCAYEISAFLNCATNHEDIQQCQAFNEALKECKRRNRLP from the exons ATGCTTTGTTATCAACAAATTGTAAGAAAAAACTCCAACAAAATAGAAATGTGTCCCAGATGTGATTCTAAAAAGCG CGGGCGATCCGGATATTCACGGGGATACCAGCATGCGCCGGCTAGACCTCCACCTATGGTTGTGACACCGATGCCCCAACGGCGATCCATGTTCAGAGACGCGGCTTCAATCGCTGGAGGTGTCACCGTAGGCACGGCTGTG GGTCACGTTGTTGGAGAAGGCATAACAAGTTTATTCAGTGGCTCACGACGTGAAGAAGTAGTGCATGCCTTGCCACGGGACTATGACATGAGATCTGAACCGAGCGGCCCGTGCGCGTACGAAATATCAGCGTTTTTGAATTGCGCTACCAACCACGAAGATATCCAACAGTGTCAAGCATTCAATGAGGCGCTAAAGGAATGCAAACGAAGAAACC GTTTACCGTAG